A single region of the Bacteroidota bacterium genome encodes:
- a CDS encoding 2OG-Fe(II) oxygenase: MKLVNSSLFTPESIAKMAEEFDHAKPYRHLVIDNFLDADTAEFMFNNFPKEDVFNKKYKGVNEFKAEGSNFEDFPEVFTQMREELHSREWCEIMSKITGIDGLFSVPDALGGGLHQGGNGSFLDIHIDFNIHADRGIHRRINLLIFFNKDWKEEYGGHTELWNADMTNLDKKVFPAMNRCVIFETNEISYHGYDKIKLPEGVTRKSFYAYYYTTLREDAAKYHDTVFKARPTDSAAKKALTPIKEGAKNFIKRQLRKLGITL, translated from the coding sequence ATGAAATTAGTTAACAGCAGCCTGTTTACCCCGGAAAGTATAGCTAAAATGGCCGAAGAGTTTGACCACGCAAAACCTTACCGCCATTTGGTTATTGATAATTTTTTAGATGCTGACACCGCAGAATTTATGTTTAATAATTTTCCTAAGGAAGATGTGTTTAACAAAAAATACAAAGGTGTTAACGAGTTTAAAGCTGAAGGCTCAAACTTTGAAGATTTCCCTGAAGTATTTACTCAAATGCGTGAGGAGTTACACAGCAGGGAGTGGTGCGAAATAATGAGTAAAATTACGGGTATTGATGGCTTATTTTCGGTACCTGATGCATTGGGTGGCGGATTACACCAAGGTGGTAATGGGAGCTTCTTGGATATTCATATAGACTTTAATATTCATGCTGACAGGGGCATTCACCGCAGGATAAATTTATTGATATTTTTTAACAAGGACTGGAAAGAAGAATATGGCGGGCATACTGAATTGTGGAATGCTGATATGACTAACCTTGATAAAAAGGTGTTTCCGGCTATGAACCGTTGTGTAATATTTGAAACCAACGAAATAAGCTACCATGGTTACGATAAAATAAAATTACCTGAAGGTGTAACCCGTAAGTCGTTTTACGCATACTACTACACTACTTTAAGGGAAGATGCGGCTAAATACCATGATACTGTATTTAAAGCAAGACCCACTGATAGTGCAGCTAAAAAAGCTTTAACACCTATAAAAGAGGGTGCAAAAAACTTTATTAAACGCCAATTACGAAAACTCGGCATTACGCTTTAA
- the arfB gene encoding alternative ribosome rescue aminoacyl-tRNA hydrolase ArfB → MTRFSPPYLNAEFVYKTSRSGGKGGQNVNKIASKVQLDFDIANSLILTAQDKTIIQEKLANKISADGLIQVVCQTERTQLANKLIAIKKIYALINKCFIVKKLRKTTKPSKGSVEKRLTTKKTKAQTKKLRAKPVFDKGD, encoded by the coding sequence ATGACACGTTTTAGTCCTCCTTACCTGAATGCCGAGTTTGTTTACAAAACAAGCAGGAGCGGAGGTAAAGGGGGCCAAAACGTAAATAAAATTGCCAGCAAAGTTCAACTGGATTTTGATATAGCCAATTCACTTATTTTAACTGCGCAGGATAAAACAATTATTCAGGAAAAGTTAGCCAATAAAATAAGTGCTGATGGTTTAATACAGGTTGTTTGCCAAACAGAAAGAACCCAACTGGCCAATAAATTGATTGCTATCAAAAAGATTTATGCGCTCATCAATAAATGTTTCATCGTAAAAAAACTACGCAAGACAACCAAGCCCAGTAAAGGAAGCGTAGAAAAGCGTTTAACCACAAAAAAAACAAAGGCGCAAACAAAGAAACTACGCGCAAAACCGGTTTTTGATAAAGGAGACTAA
- the clpX gene encoding ATP-dependent Clp protease ATP-binding subunit ClpX — MAKKNEDKCSFCGRGRSEVQYLIAGLEGLICEDCTKQAYRIINEDEEVKTSTPINKLNLLRPAQIKAHLDEYVIGQDDAKKVLSVAVYNHFKRLLLKSKKNDIEIEKSNVMLVGETGTGKTLLAKTLAKVLDVPFCIADATVITEAGYVGEDVESILSRLLQAADYNVEAAERGIVYIDEIDKISRKSDNPSITRDVSGEGVQQALLKILEGTTANVPPQGGRKHPDQKMIQINTSNILFICGGAFDGIDRHIARRLQTQAIGFKNEEDLSKVNSTNLLQYISPADLRSFGLIPEIIGRLPVLCHLNPLDKEALRNILTEPKNALAKQYKYLFDLEKIDLSFTDEVIDLIVDTAFDFKLGARGLRSICESIMLDLMYEAPDMVTKGKIEISLAYAKQKIEALKYKTFQAA; from the coding sequence ATGGCAAAGAAAAACGAAGACAAATGCTCTTTTTGCGGGCGAGGCAGAAGTGAAGTGCAATATTTAATTGCAGGTTTAGAGGGCTTAATATGCGAAGATTGTACTAAACAAGCGTATAGAATAATAAATGAGGATGAAGAAGTTAAAACATCAACCCCCATCAACAAATTAAATTTACTAAGACCGGCTCAAATAAAAGCGCACCTTGATGAATATGTAATTGGTCAGGATGATGCTAAAAAAGTACTGAGTGTGGCCGTATATAACCACTTTAAGCGCTTGTTACTAAAAAGTAAAAAGAACGACATTGAAATTGAAAAAAGCAATGTAATGTTAGTAGGCGAAACAGGAACGGGCAAAACATTATTGGCAAAAACATTGGCCAAGGTTTTAGATGTTCCGTTTTGTATTGCCGATGCTACCGTAATTACCGAAGCTGGTTATGTGGGCGAGGATGTAGAGAGTATTTTAAGCAGGTTATTACAAGCAGCCGATTACAATGTAGAGGCAGCCGAAAGAGGAATTGTATATATTGACGAAATAGATAAAATAAGCCGTAAAAGCGATAACCCAAGCATTACACGCGATGTAAGCGGGGAAGGAGTGCAACAAGCCTTGTTAAAAATTTTAGAAGGCACAACCGCCAATGTACCACCACAAGGAGGCCGTAAACACCCTGATCAGAAAATGATTCAGATAAACACCTCAAACATTTTATTTATTTGCGGTGGAGCCTTTGATGGTATTGACAGGCATATTGCCCGCAGATTACAAACACAAGCCATTGGTTTTAAAAACGAAGAAGATTTAAGCAAAGTAAACAGCACTAATTTATTGCAATACATTAGTCCTGCCGATTTACGCAGCTTTGGGTTAATTCCTGAAATTATTGGTCGTTTACCTGTATTGTGTCATTTAAACCCACTGGATAAAGAAGCCTTACGCAACATATTGACCGAGCCTAAAAATGCGCTGGCCAAACAATACAAATACCTTTTTGATTTAGAAAAAATTGATTTGAGTTTTACCGATGAGGTAATAGATTTAATTGTAGATACAGCTTTCGATTTTAAATTAGGTGCACGCGGTTTAAGAAGTATCTGCGAATCAATTATGCTTGATTTAATGTACGAAGCGCCTGATATGGTTACTAAAGGTAAAATAGAAATAAGCCTGGCTTATGCCAAACAAAAAATAGAAGCATTGAAATACAAAACATTTCAAGCCGCTTAA
- the rsmA gene encoding 16S rRNA (adenine(1518)-N(6)/adenine(1519)-N(6))-dimethyltransferase RsmA has protein sequence MKKFYTKENNRTDVKAKKHLGQHFLNDENIAFNIVDAFTQFCTTPDVLEVGPGMGVLTKYLLQQTKFKTWAIELDKESIIYLKDNYPNLEDRLLEADFLKLHFAKTFPGNFSLIGNFPYNISSQIVFALIDNKAIIPLMVGMFQKEVAERLSAKTRTKSYGILSVLTQAYFNVEYLFTVDEHVFIPPPKVKSGVVRLTRKESQLNCDEKAFKQVVKLAFNQRRKKLSNAIQSMVKDKEQIADYADKRAEELSVDDFVNLTNILFAN, from the coding sequence ATGAAAAAATTTTATACAAAAGAAAATAACAGGACAGATGTTAAAGCCAAAAAACATTTAGGACAACACTTTTTAAATGATGAAAACATTGCCTTTAATATCGTTGATGCCTTTACTCAATTTTGTACTACGCCTGATGTGCTTGAAGTTGGACCGGGAATGGGTGTACTTACTAAATACCTGCTGCAACAAACCAAGTTTAAAACATGGGCTATTGAATTAGACAAAGAGTCTATTATATATTTAAAAGATAACTACCCAAACTTAGAAGACAGGTTACTGGAGGCTGATTTTTTAAAACTTCATTTTGCTAAAACGTTCCCAGGTAACTTTAGCTTAATAGGCAATTTTCCTTACAATATTTCTTCGCAAATTGTTTTTGCTTTAATTGACAATAAGGCCATTATACCACTTATGGTTGGTATGTTTCAAAAAGAAGTAGCGGAACGTTTGTCGGCTAAAACCCGTACCAAAAGTTATGGTATTTTAAGTGTGCTGACACAGGCTTATTTTAACGTAGAGTATTTGTTTACTGTTGATGAACATGTTTTTATTCCACCACCAAAAGTTAAATCAGGCGTGGTAAGATTAACCAGAAAAGAATCACAGTTAAACTGCGATGAGAAGGCTTTTAAACAAGTGGTTAAATTGGCCTTTAACCAACGCAGAAAAAAATTAAGCAATGCTATTCAATCTATGGTAAAAGATAAAGAGCAAATTGCTGATTACGCTGATAAAAGGGCTGAAGAATTAAGTGTAGATGACTTTGTGAACTTAACCAATATCTTATTTGCGAACTAG
- a CDS encoding response regulator, with protein MYHKALEKQISKFLTSEHLGDQNIIAFLDAVSKYYNTFERDKKLSEHAFEVSEREYQKVVLDLKKQDDINKQSILKIKQLIRSLDSGNTNIKDGVDEVDIILILGFLEKQVERSKILEEALIKAKELAENSAEAKSNFLSTMSHEIRTPLNGVIGFTDLLMKTKLDSTQHQYMSAVFQSANSLLDIVNDILDFSKIDAGKLELESEKIDLLEVGNQVADIISYQAHQKKLEVLLNIAPNVPRFVWADAVRLRQILVNLLSNAVKFTEVGEIELKVSVMSKDADGDTVLCFSVRDTGIGILEKNKQKIFEAFAQEDASTTRKYGGTGLGLAISNKLLALMNSKLLLKSEIGKGSTFYFDVSFKALEGSEPNLQNFDHIKQVLIVDDNTNNRLILKDMLALKKINADLAEDGIKAVEMIGAGNCYDVILMDYNMPEMNGIETIRQIRANAKIGITKQPIILLYSSSDDELINEACKELEVRQRLVKPIKMQQLFNALAKLNANNLVVEEVKETESVHIINESQNLKILIADDNPVNMFLAKIIVGGVLPNATIYEAINGKEAIDIFEREQPHLILMDVQMPEVNGYEAATAIRGLERAGRIPIIALTAGTVKGEKDRCLQAGMDDYISKPVVKANIEAVIERWLKVNDSSLKSEKSNTPSNEAITTHFNRQDLLKNLGGDTQIVSSFIEIIKSSFDEILKDLRDGLAQNNLEKITTTAHKLKGVALSGCLPKLVQHAATLEYQNNFDNYIISNLMEHIEKEVNYIKQIIA; from the coding sequence ATGTATCACAAAGCTTTAGAAAAACAAATCAGTAAATTTCTAACATCGGAGCATTTAGGTGATCAAAATATTATTGCATTTTTAGATGCAGTAAGCAAATATTATAACACTTTTGAGCGCGATAAGAAGCTTTCAGAGCATGCGTTTGAAGTAAGTGAAAGAGAATATCAGAAAGTTGTTTTAGACCTTAAAAAACAAGATGATATCAATAAGCAATCTATTTTAAAAATTAAACAACTCATACGCTCGCTCGACTCGGGCAATACCAACATAAAGGACGGAGTAGATGAAGTTGATATTATATTAATTTTAGGCTTTTTAGAAAAACAGGTAGAGCGAAGCAAAATATTGGAAGAGGCTTTGATTAAAGCCAAAGAGCTGGCCGAAAACTCAGCCGAAGCCAAGAGCAATTTTTTATCAACCATGAGCCATGAAATAAGGACTCCTTTAAACGGGGTTATTGGTTTTACCGATTTGTTGATGAAAACCAAGCTGGACAGTACCCAACACCAATATATGTCAGCCGTTTTTCAATCGGCCAATTCATTATTGGATATAGTAAACGATATATTAGATTTTTCTAAAATAGATGCAGGAAAACTAGAGTTGGAGTCAGAAAAGATTGATTTATTAGAGGTAGGAAATCAGGTAGCTGATATTATTTCATATCAGGCACACCAAAAAAAATTAGAAGTTTTATTAAACATTGCACCCAATGTACCCCGTTTTGTATGGGCCGATGCGGTAAGGCTACGCCAAATTTTAGTAAACCTCTTAAGCAATGCCGTTAAATTTACCGAAGTAGGTGAAATAGAATTAAAGGTAAGTGTAATGTCCAAAGATGCAGATGGTGATACCGTTTTATGTTTTTCCGTACGCGATACCGGTATTGGTATTTTAGAAAAAAATAAACAAAAAATATTCGAAGCATTTGCCCAGGAAGATGCATCAACCACACGTAAATATGGTGGCACAGGTTTAGGTTTAGCTATATCCAATAAACTACTGGCTTTAATGAACAGTAAGCTATTGCTGAAAAGCGAAATAGGTAAAGGAAGTACCTTTTATTTTGATGTAAGCTTTAAAGCTTTAGAAGGCAGTGAGCCAAACCTTCAGAATTTTGACCACATAAAACAAGTGTTAATAGTAGATGACAATACCAACAATCGTTTAATATTAAAAGATATGCTGGCACTTAAAAAGATAAATGCCGACTTAGCCGAAGATGGTATAAAAGCAGTAGAAATGATAGGTGCAGGTAATTGTTACGATGTTATTTTAATGGATTACAATATGCCGGAAATGAATGGTATTGAAACCATCAGGCAGATTCGTGCCAATGCCAAAATAGGTATTACTAAACAACCAATAATACTGCTTTACAGCTCATCAGACGATGAATTGATAAACGAAGCATGTAAGGAGCTGGAAGTACGACAAAGGCTGGTTAAACCAATAAAAATGCAGCAACTGTTTAATGCATTGGCTAAGTTAAATGCTAATAATTTAGTAGTTGAAGAAGTAAAGGAAACAGAAAGTGTCCATATTATCAATGAGAGCCAGAACTTAAAAATACTTATTGCTGATGATAACCCGGTAAATATGTTTTTAGCCAAAATAATTGTAGGTGGTGTTTTACCCAATGCTACTATTTACGAAGCTATAAACGGAAAAGAAGCCATTGATATTTTTGAGCGCGAACAACCACATTTAATATTAATGGATGTGCAAATGCCGGAAGTAAATGGCTACGAAGCAGCAACGGCTATCAGAGGGTTAGAGAGGGCCGGACGCATCCCTATTATTGCTTTAACTGCCGGAACGGTTAAAGGAGAGAAAGACAGGTGCCTGCAAGCCGGAATGGACGACTATATTAGTAAACCCGTAGTAAAAGCAAACATTGAAGCCGTTATTGAAAGATGGCTTAAAGTAAACGACTCTTCATTAAAAAGCGAAAAAAGTAACACACCAAGCAATGAGGCAATAACTACCCATTTTAACAGACAGGATTTATTAAAAAACCTAGGTGGCGACACACAAATAGTAAGTAGTTTTATTGAAATAATAAAAAGCAGTTTTGATGAAATACTAAAAGACCTGAGAGATGGTTTAGCACAAAACAATTTAGAAAAAATAACCACTACGGCACATAAATTAAAAGGAGTAGCCTTATCGGGTTGTTTGCCTAAACTGGTTCAACACGCGGCTACATTAGAGTATCAAAACAATTTTGATAACTATATTATTTCCAATTTAATGGAGCACATTGAAAAGGAAGTAAACTATATTAAACAAATAATAGCCTAG
- a CDS encoding FIST N-terminal domain-containing protein produces MKENALIGAFFIKKVGYFNISIVFIHCEYNYFIMKISQQKFINESWTHINKDDEFNNTKCQLVLAFGLRELIAKADIYNKLKSDYPQANIILSSTAGEIMANEVLDNSIVVSALQFEKNAVKCIKTNIGEHENSFEAGAFLFRALPKQELQSVLVFSDGMVINGSDLVEGLNNENHNNIAITGGLAGDGANFQSTVTGLNEVPKAGEIIAIGFYGTTLKIGHGSIGGWNEFGNEKIITKSDKNVLYEIDGKNALDLYKEYLGEYSKELPGSALLFPMSLKLKDSEKTLVRTILSINNNEKTMTFAGNIPEGSKVRLMKANFDKLIDGSAEAAKNTFNTTEDAQPEFALLISCVGRKLVLQDRTEEEVEASNSIFGDNTHVTGFYSYGEICPFTRFSKCELHNQTMTITTFSEN; encoded by the coding sequence ATGAAAGAAAACGCGCTGATTGGCGCGTTTTTTATTAAAAAAGTAGGCTATTTCAATATATCAATAGTTTTTATACATTGCGAATACAATTATTTTATTATGAAAATTTCGCAACAAAAATTTATCAATGAATCATGGACTCATATAAATAAAGATGATGAATTTAATAATACTAAATGCCAGCTGGTATTGGCTTTTGGTTTACGCGAGCTGATTGCCAAAGCTGATATATATAATAAGCTTAAATCAGACTATCCTCAGGCAAATATCATATTATCATCAACGGCAGGCGAAATTATGGCCAATGAAGTACTAGATAACTCCATTGTTGTATCAGCCTTACAGTTTGAGAAAAATGCCGTTAAATGTATAAAAACAAATATAGGCGAACACGAAAATAGTTTTGAAGCAGGAGCCTTTTTGTTTAGAGCCTTACCCAAACAAGAACTACAGTCAGTACTTGTTTTTTCCGATGGGATGGTAATTAATGGTAGTGACTTAGTAGAAGGTTTGAATAATGAGAACCATAACAATATAGCCATTACGGGCGGTTTGGCTGGCGATGGCGCTAATTTTCAAAGCACAGTTACCGGTTTAAACGAAGTACCTAAAGCAGGCGAAATTATAGCCATTGGTTTTTATGGTACCACCTTAAAAATAGGGCATGGCTCAATAGGCGGATGGAATGAATTTGGAAACGAAAAAATCATTACCAAATCAGATAAAAATGTACTTTACGAAATAGATGGAAAAAATGCTTTAGACCTTTACAAAGAGTATTTAGGCGAATATAGCAAAGAGCTTCCCGGTTCCGCGTTGTTATTCCCCATGTCGTTAAAACTAAAAGACAGCGAAAAAACGCTGGTAAGAACAATCTTGAGCATTAACAATAACGAAAAGACAATGACCTTTGCCGGCAATATTCCGGAAGGAAGTAAAGTAAGGTTAATGAAGGCAAATTTTGATAAGCTGATAGACGGCTCGGCAGAGGCGGCTAAAAATACCTTTAACACTACTGAAGATGCACAACCCGAGTTTGCTTTATTAATAAGCTGCGTGGGTAGAAAATTAGTCTTACAAGATAGAACAGAAGAAGAGGTAGAGGCCTCCAATAGTATTTTTGGCGATAACACCCATGTTACAGGCTTTTATTCGTACGGAGAAATTTGCCCTTTTACCCGCTTTTCAAAATGCGAGCTGCACAACCAAACCATGACCATCACCACTTTTTCTGAGAATTAA
- a CDS encoding transketolase C-terminal domain-containing protein yields the protein MKTFDVQNIKDTRSGFGAGLHELGKSNESVVALCADLIGSLKMDAFIKDFPTRFFQIGIAEANMMGVAAGLTIGGKIPFTGTFANFSTGRVYDQIRQSIAYSNKNVKICASHAGLTLGEDGATHQILEDIGLMKMLPNMVVINPCDYNQTKAATMAIADYVGPVYLRFGRPAVPNFTPENQTFEIGKAITLNEGSDVSIFATGHMVWKAIEAGHILAAKGINAEIINIHTIKPLDNAAVLASVKKTGCVVTAEEHQMNGGLGDSICQLLALNTPLPVEMVAVNDSFGESGTPDELMVKYGLTADKIVEKALKAIARKA from the coding sequence ATGAAAACGTTTGACGTTCAAAACATAAAAGATACCAGAAGCGGATTTGGCGCGGGTTTACATGAGTTAGGAAAAAGCAATGAAAGCGTGGTTGCGCTTTGTGCAGATTTAATAGGCTCATTAAAAATGGATGCTTTTATAAAAGATTTTCCAACACGTTTTTTTCAAATAGGTATTGCAGAAGCCAATATGATGGGTGTAGCAGCAGGCTTAACAATTGGTGGTAAAATACCTTTTACAGGCACCTTTGCTAATTTTTCTACCGGCAGGGTTTATGACCAGATTCGTCAGTCAATTGCTTACTCCAATAAAAACGTAAAAATTTGTGCATCGCATGCAGGTTTAACCTTGGGAGAAGATGGTGCCACACACCAAATTTTAGAAGATATTGGTTTGATGAAAATGTTACCCAATATGGTTGTTATTAATCCGTGCGATTATAACCAAACCAAGGCGGCTACCATGGCTATAGCAGATTATGTGGGTCCTGTATATTTAAGATTCGGGCGTCCGGCTGTACCTAATTTTACACCCGAAAACCAAACATTTGAAATAGGTAAAGCCATTACTTTAAACGAAGGAAGCGATGTAAGTATTTTTGCAACAGGCCATATGGTTTGGAAAGCCATAGAAGCAGGCCATATATTGGCTGCAAAAGGAATTAACGCAGAAATAATAAATATACATACCATTAAACCACTTGATAACGCAGCGGTATTAGCCAGTGTTAAAAAAACAGGTTGTGTGGTAACAGCAGAAGAACACCAAATGAATGGTGGATTAGGCGATAGCATTTGCCAGTTGCTTGCATTAAACACACCGTTACCGGTTGAAATGGTTGCCGTTAACGATAGTTTTGGCGAAAGTGGTACACCAGATGAGTTAATGGTAAAATATGGTTTAACTGCCGATAAAATTGTAGAGAAGGCTTTAAAAGCGATTGCCCGAAAAGCATAA